A part of Paramisgurnus dabryanus chromosome 15, PD_genome_1.1, whole genome shotgun sequence genomic DNA contains:
- the obsl1b gene encoding obscurin isoform X2: MDVFGGAPRFLAYPRPVVVQSGTDAVLKCQIGGDPRPAVIWERNNEKIHPEGKYRVFEDGNVYNLIITSVTLEDSGQYICKAKNCIGETYAAATLKVEGEAQELELREENKPRFLIKPLSTRVGRGEDAMFSCKLWGKPRPEVMWEKDGKKLNEIFESTHFSVSYQDGGWFQLKIFKTRAPDGGVYTCKARNEFGESLAGAVLLVDAGPGHEDEGNRNGYTNTHWKSHQGKQRSGRQVAARHNPLPNTAKVKMFAVTEGKHAKFRCYVTGKPKPEILWRKDGRLILSGRRYLLYEDREGYFTLKVLYCKQQDNGVYVCSASNTAGQTLSAVHLIVKEPLVRFKQPLNDLQVWERDLAVLECEVPEDSVPITWYLEDRRLQPGAKYGMEEWGTKRRLTIRDIGVDDDGIYLCEMADGGRSIAEVAVKGTIVRKLPRKVDVLEGENAAFCAEVEAEEMDIHWYKDGTELRETHQTILKSFGRTHILVFVNTTTLDSGLVTFYVGRSKTSSQLRVKAARHCPPSCPIGVQINTERANAALLSWFPAQDSRKNPPSGYIIERKEVGSQEWLQCLTTDTATAVEILGDSVPCEADYRFRICSVNKYGRSGNVEFPRAVHLVPVARIQAPLQDALVPEGQDACFSIELSASVIGTWFLNGNQLQDDERFSIRRTRTHQSLRIRGVRETDNGAEITFIAYGIRDSAALYIQAPLVKFTPLSEMDRNKFVESGNPIVLYCELSNPEVPVRWYKNGVELHSTEGLHIQAEGTMRRIVIQSADFANSGVYSCDAIDDVIRFNVEVEAPPVRFSVLPDVERNKSTEAGSTMTLQCELSDPLAQVSWYKDGVKLLPEKGLDIKSEGKMRKLIVQSTEFYHSGVYSCKTRGDAVHFNVEVKAPPVRFSAVPKEKLRICNEAGCPIVLQCEISESAAQVHWHKDGDQLLVESGADFLSEGCMRTLSIQSAQLSHAGVYTCTTKDDVIKFHVDIKAAPVRFSAVPDAEKSICTEAGGCFELRCKVSDPKVHVCWFHNDVEIKTETGLDIQSEGDVRKLIVESAEPRHSGLYRCETSDDAVQFIVDIKELPVMFSALPETVKTQLFEADYSTDLHCEISDPSAKEFCYKDGVELISKSPPHIKSECTKKTLAVKTAQTSNSGWYNSVRTDDAIQFNVQDQVPAKTFLAVPEDEKTKSTDETEPVALHCEILDPVPYIYQAKDEKEKVMIQAAAKSEPEVCLDESKETVGKLPETSVFDECLIQKEPDVPIRFEMDQELSHYEVCSGETYDDPCTVDIKEEIFRQSESEHEAEIRCEADNTKFAEERPGKNSEIQRNPSVSIPTTFRFIDEEPKLQPKTLERKISPFHVEGSNHIKMQESPLDYDVLSYKVDVEASRTNSPPICETDESLPVDPDSSSVLLIENSKHMTQDQSISCQQVGTKMISHNPTRKELVQSAETCLSAPCKTDAKDQSIVYQEKIKDNLSPQPEEHVRKEDLFTQPSEAKGVTPIESDSPVDLRISRLDSPLKDEIQLYFQNGYETQTEEGVQKTIVPASDLGHSGVHDYKTMDDDIIFKVDVKATSLQKSTTHDTERSMSIGEKDNTYYPQPELSSTMTEVSWYKEGEELHEQCDIVTHSEGTFTALVIKSDESSHSGLHACEMDEVTALCAVDPPELSVAPSVKFSTVPDSQRTKCIESGGPFKLQCEVSDPDAQVWWYKDGNEVLPQDGLIILSNGAIRTLSVETAELYHSGTYSCQTNNDGITFHVEIKAPPPKFIPVSEEETNKSTEVGSSIVLKCELSDANAQVLWCKDGTELSPNSGLDFQRDGNMRKLTVQSAQLSDTGNYTCHVPGDTISFKVHVQPPPVRFSKLPEIARNKFIEAGCPIILQCEISDPTSQVCWLKDGVQLQQQTGLDIQSEGTMRTVIIQSAEPKHSGIYSCEAVDDRIAFKVDVAVPPAMFSAVPETEKNKSFEADCPIILQCEISDPTALVQWYKDGLQLLPQSGINIQTEHTTRTLVIQSAKLSDSGFYSCNTADDISEFFVDVKAPPVTFAYISEDDLHRNIVEQDNLLLYCEVSRSDAVAQWYKDGVEIKSTDNVLVEVENVVRRLIILSAQLSDSGTYTCRAGDNALIFKVNVREPPVMIVYPKEDVHLDRHVPEEIVLSCELSRSNGKVTWYKDGQKLQESENIKLKAEGPYRRLKILHSGIEDSGEYVCDTADDSIFFNLTIKEPPVRIISPSQSQMELCQQTSERMVLSCEISRPNAVVRWYRDGLEVEESNSLILEVDSVYRRLIIPKPTVKDSAEYVCDTADDSVTFIVNIAEPPVRFIRPRKMAYGVEKLVGDTLVLECEVSRANAEVSWKREGEEIDENSNVTIIEDGASRQLIIHSAASEDAGQYVCDARDDVMDFLVKIKEPPLTIMRKADIETKLHFLESDAIVLKCEISRANGVVSWLKDNERIEGKEHFICEEEGTFRSLIVLSADLNDSGEYICHTQDDKVVFSVTVEGMTWLNKKINDDVPFCSFLPKKAPVSIIGNSEKPEHHTLNTGDDLVLQCEVSQANATVQWYHNGVLLHEDSRTHLESKHTMRKLVIPDLQTSDSGEYICDAIDDKMITMVLVQESPFQFIKKDERTNISAYEEDSVTLRATVNRANAPVKWQRGRDPIRGDRFQSTSDGNTHCLTINPLKRGDTGLYTCHVGSDEMNFSVNVRAIKVKFSKPLENVVGLKGCDVALKCELYTPKGDVQWLKDNQEIVPNRHFTIRAEGRVRSLTIHSVSEDDEGEYACESKDERTIATVVVNIPRIVEFIAELHNITVMEGENATFKCVVSPEDAHLAWFRNSQPISSNEKFHISSTGLCHVLQINNCQVSDSCKLTAEAEGVISRAILQVQEAQVFFTKSMEQAVAEEYSDVTLEVEVSHEKGEVQWMRQGVVIHPGPKFTLKQNGRKRSITIHKLVLSDRGTYSCETLHDRTQARLSVEPRKIKIRKGLAEIQTYERETSSFEVELSHSNVEAVWQKNGHALKNNNRLRMTAKGRVHSLTISNLTLDDTGTYTFSVENIRSSAKLIVKEIPVSILKKLEDSRHPEGAGVTLECELSRHNVDVKWTKNGVQLKPGKNLRIYSMGRKCFLQILKCEQGDTGIYTCDAVDAKTSCSVDVYERELEILQGLEDLDIQEDQNAVFVCEVSLDDVPGEWFKNNEKIKPTSTIKIRQEGTKHFLLICNVKGEDSGEIKFAAKNVESTAYLEVEALPANIVKPLQDKTAVEKTRVVLDCTVTNPRCSIRWYKGPNVILPSERFEICSEGCYRKLVIQQVQLEDEGTYSVQVGNYTSSAKLTVVAQSILIVNDLKDVEVIAPADACFACEVSLPEAKAPTWTLNGQTLHPGPKVVMEKLGTIHRLTLKQTSEEMSGTLCFIIGQAKSTAHLHVRSSH, translated from the exons ATGGATGTCTTTGGTGGAGCGCCACGGTTTCTGGCCTACCCTCGTCCTGTGGTTGTGCAGAGCGGTACAGACGCAGTTCTGAAATGCCAGATTGGTGGAGACCCCAGACCTGCAGTCATATGGGAACGAAACAATGAGAAAATCCATCCAGAGGGCAAATACCGGGTGTTCGAGGATGGCAATGTCTACAACCTTATCATAACTTCAGTGACGCTGGAAGACAGTGGACAATATATCTGTAAAGCCAAGAATTGCATCGGAGAGACATATGCAGCAGCTACTTTGAAAGTGGAAGGCGAGGCGCAGGAGCTGGAATTGCGGGAGGAAAACAAACCACGCTTTCTCATCAAACCCCTCTCAACTAGGGTTGGACGAGGAGAGGATGCCATGTTCTCCTGCAAGCTGTGGGGAAAACCACGGCCAGAAGTGATGTGGGAGAAAGATGGCAAAAAGTTGAATGAAATCTTTGAGAGCACACATTTTAGTGTCAGCTATCAGGATGGAGGATGGTTTCAGCTAAAGATTTTTAAGACACGGGCACCAGATGGAGGGGTGTACACGTGCAAGGCCCGCAATGAATTTGGAGAGAGTTTGGCAGGGGCCGTTCTGTTGGTGGATGCGGGACCGGGACATGAAGATGAAGGGAACCGTAACGGTTACACGAACACCCACTGGAAATCACATCAGGGAAAGCAGAGAAGTGGAAGGCAGGTTGCAGCAAGGCACAACCCGCTGCCAAACACAGCCAAAGTAAAAATGTTTGCGGTGACTGAAGGGAAGCATGCAAAGTTCCGCTGCTATGTAACCGGGAAGCCAAAACCAGAAATCTTATGGAGGAAAGATGGAAGACTAATCTTGTCGGGCAGACGGTATCTGCTGTATGAAGACAGAGAAGGCTACTTTACACTTAAAGTCCTTTACTGCAAACAACAGGACAATGGAGTCTATGTCTGTTCTGCTTCAAACACTGCAGGACAAACTCTGAGTGCTGTACACCTTATTGTTAAAG AGCCACTTGTGCGATTTAAACAACCACTTAATGACCTGCAAGTATGGGAGAGAGACTTAGCTGTTCTTGAGTGTGAGGTTCCTGAGGACTCTGTTCCAATCACATGGTATTTAGAAGACAGGAGGTTACAGCCAGGAGCAAAATATGGAATGGAGGAGTGGGGGACAAAGCGAAGACTCACAATTCGTGATATTGGAGTTGATGATGATGGGATATATCTCTGTGAGATGGCTGATGGGGGCAGAAGCATTGCTGAGGTAGCAGTCAAAG GCACCATTGTAAGAAAGCTGCCACGAAAAGTTGATGTTCTGGAAGGGGAAAATGCAGCATTCTGTGCAGAGGTTGAGGCAGAGGAAATGGACATTCATTGGTACAAAGATGGAACTGAGTTAAGGGAGACCCATCAAACCATCCTCAAATCCTTTGGAAGGACACATATTTTAGTCTTTGTCAACACCACAACGCTAGATTCTGGTTTGGTCACTTTCTATGTGGGTAGATCAAAGACATCATCTCAACTAAGGGTGAAAG CTGCAAGGCATTGTCCACCAAGCTGTCCTATTGGGGTTCAGATCAACACAGAACGAGCAAATGCTGCCCTCCTTTCCTGGTTTCCAGCACAAGATTCTCGAAAGAATCCACCTTCAGGGTATATAATTGAGAGAAAAGAGGTAGGCTCCCAAGAGTGGCTACAATGCTTAACCACTGACACTGCAACTGCAGTGGAGATCCTCGGTGACAGCGTTCCATGCGAGGCCGACTACAGATTTCGCATATGCAGTGTCAACAAATATGGAAGGAGTGGAAATGTAGAGTTCCCTCGAGCTGTTCACCTTG TTCCAGTGGCCAGGATCCAAGCACCTCTACAAGATGCTTTAGTGCCAGAAGGCCAGGATGCTTGCTTTTCTATTGAGCTCTCTGCTTCAGTTATAGGCACTTGGTTTTTAAATGGAAACCAGCTTCAAGACGATGAGCGCTTCTCCATAAGACGTACACGAACACACCAGTCCCTACGCATTCGTGGGGTACGAGAGACAGACAATGGAGCAGAGATCACCTTCATTGCCTATGGAATTCGAGATTCAGCTGCTCTGTACATACAAG CTCCATTAGTAAAATTCACTCCACTTTCTGAAATGGATCGAAACAAATTTGTGGAATCTGGCAACCCTATAGTGCTCTACTGTGAGCTGTCAAATCCTGAGGTCCCAGTTCGGTGGTATAAGAATGGTGTTGAACTTCATTCAACGGAAGGTCTACACATTCAAGCAGAAGGAACAATGAGGAGGATTGTCATTCAATCAGCTGATTTCGCAAACTCAGGAGTTTATAGCTGTGATGCTATTGATGATGTCATCCGATTTAATGTGGAGGTTGAGG CCCCACCAGTGAGGTTCTCAGTGCTACCAGATGTTGAAAGGAACAAGTCCACTGAAGCAGGATCAACAATGACACTGCAATGTGAGCTCTCAGATCCACTTGCCCAGGTATCCTGGTACAAAGATGGAGTAAAACTCCTGCCAGAAAAAGGACTAGACATCAAATCTGAAGGCAAAATGAGGAAACTGATTGTCCAGTCAACTGAATTTTACCACTCAGGGGTGTACAGCTGCAAGACAAGGGGTGATGCTGTCCACTTTAATGTGGAGGTTAAAG CCCCACCTGTGAGGTTCTCAGCTGTCCCCAAAGAAAAACTGAGAATATGCAACGAAGCAGGCTGTCCCATTGTTCTGCAATGCGAAATTTCAGAATCGGCTGCACAGGTCCATTGGCACAAAGATGGGGATCAGCTCCTTGTAGAATCTGGAGCAGACTTCCTATCAGAGGGCTGCATGAGAACGCTCAGTATTCAGTCAGCACAACTGTCTCATGCTGGAGTGTACACCTGCACAACTAAGGATGATGTCATCAAATTCCATGTGGACATTAAAG CTGCACCAGTGAGGTTCTCAGCTGTTCCAGATGCTGAGAAGAGTATATGCACTGAAGCAGGTGGATGCTTTGAACTCCGCTGTAAGGTCTCAGACCCTAAAGTCCATGTCTGCTGGTTTCACAATGACGTAGAGATTAAGACAGAGACTGGTTTGGATATTCAGTCTGAAGGAGATGTAAGGAAACTGATAGTGGAGTCAGCTGAGCCCAGACATTCTGGATTGTACCGTTGTGAAACATCTGATGATGCTGTCCAGTTCATTGTGGACATTAAAG AGCTACCAGTGATGTTCTCAGCCTTACCAGAGACTGTGAAGACCCAGCTGTTTGAAGCAGACTACTCCACTGATTTACACTGTGAGATCTCAGACCCAAGTGCCAAGGAGTTTTGTTACAAGGATGGTGTAGAGCTCATCTCAAAAAGTCCGCCTCATATCAAATCGGAGTGTACCAAGAAGACATTAGCTGTCAAGACAGCACAGACCTCTAACTCTGGATGGTACAACAGTGTGAGAACGGATGATGCCATCCAGTTTAATGTACAAGACCAAg TGCCAGCAAAGACATTTTTGGCTGTTCCCGAGGATGAGAAGACCAAAAGCACTGATGAAACGGAACCTGTTGCACTACATTGTGAGATCTTGGATCCTGTTCCATACATCTATCAGGCAAAAGATGAGAAGGAAAAGGTCATGATTCAAGCTGCAGCTAAAAGTGAACCTGAAGTTTGTTTAGATGAATCCAAAGAAACTGTAGGGAAGTTACCAGAGACATCTGTTTTTGACGAGTGTCTGATTCAGAAGGAACCAGATGTTCCCATCCGGTTTGAAATGGACCAAG AACTGTCTCACTATGAGGTGTGCAGTGGTGAGACCTATGATGACCCATGCACTGTGGATATTAAAG AAGAGATTTTCAGACAATCAGAATCGGAACATGAAGCTGAAATCAGATGTGAAGCAGACAACACAAAGTTTGCAGAGGAAAGACCTGGAAAAAATTCAGAAATTCAGAGGAACCCCTCAGTCTCCATTCCTACAACCTTCAGATTTATTGACGAGGAACCAAAGCTACAACCAAAGACATTGGAGAGAAAAATTTCCCCTTTCCATGTGGAAGGCTCTAACCATATCAAAATGCAAGAAAGTCCCCTGGATTACGATGTCTTAAGTTATAAGGTGGATGTTGAAG CTTCGAGGACGAACTCCCCACCAATTTGTGAAACGGACGAGAGCTTGCCCGTTGATCCAGACAGTTCCAGTGTACTTCTAATTGAGAACTCTAAACACATGACCCAAGACCAATCTATATCCTGCCAACAAGTTGGGACAAAAATGATATCCCATAATCCCACAAGGAAAGAGCTTGTCCAGTCAGCAGAGACGTGTCTCAGCGCACCGTGTAAGACTGACGCAAAGGATCAATCCATTGTATATCAAGAGAAAATAAAAG ATAACTTGTCTCCTCAACCTGAAGAACATGTTCGCAAAGAGGATTTATTTACACAACCATCTGAAGCTAAAGGGGTCACGCCCATTGAAAGTGATTCTCCAGTTGACTTGAGAATCAGTCGATTGGATTCTCCATTGAAGGATGAAATACAGTTGTACTTTCAAAACGGATATGAGACTCAAACAGAGGAAGGTGTACAAAAAACAATTGTTCCAGCATCAGACTTGGGTCATTCAGGGGTTCATGACTACAAGACAATGGATGATGACATTATATTTAAGGTGGATGTCAAAG CTACATCGCTGCAAAAGTCTACCACCCATGACACTGAGAGGAGCATGTCAATTGGTGAAAAAGATAATACTTATTATCCACAACCTGAGCTATCAAGCACAATGACGGAAGTGAGCTGGTACAAAGAAGGCGAGGAACTCCATGAACAATGTGACATTGTCACCCATTCTGAGGGGACTTTCACAGCTCTTGTTATCAAATCAGATGAATCGTCTCACTCTGGACTACATGCTTGTGAGATGGATGAGGTCACCGCGCTGTGTGCAGTGGACCCACCAG AACTGTCTGTAGCTCCATCTGTGAAGTTCTCCACTGTCCCTGATAGTCAACGGACCAAATGCATTGAGAGTGGAGGACCCTTTAAACTGCAATGTGAGGTCTCAGATCCTGATGCCCAAGTGTGGTGGTACAAAGATGGGAATGAGGTACTGCCTCAAGATGGCTTGATCATTTTGTCCAATGGAGCAATAAGGACCCTCTCTGTGGAAACTGCTGAATTATATCACAGTGGAACATACAGCTGCCAGACAAACAATGATGGCATCACATTCCATGTGGAAATCAAAG CTCCACCACCGAAGTTCATACCAGTCTCAGAAGAGGAAACAAACAAATCAACTGAAGTAGGCTCATCAATTGTTTTGAAATGTGAGCTATCAGATGCCAATGCTCAGGTTCTCTGGTGCAAAGATGGTACAGAACTGTCTCCAAACTCTGGGCTTGATTTCCAAAGAGATGGGAATATGAGGAAACTAACTGTTCAATCGGCACAGCTGTCTGATACGGGAAACTACACCTGTCATGTTCCAGGTGATACCATATCATTCAAGGTGCACGTTCAAC CTCCCCCTGTTAGGTTCTCAAAACTTCCAGAAATCGCAAGAAACAAGTTCATTGAAGCAGGCTGTCCCATTATACTTCAGTGTGAAATCTCAGATCCTACTTCTCAAGTTTGCTGGCTCAAGGACGGAGTCCAACTCCAACAACAAACTGGACTTGACATCCAATCAGAGGGCACTATGAGGACAGTGATCATCCAGTCAGCTGAGCCCAAACATTCAGGCATTTACAGCTGTGAGGCTGTGGATGATCGCATAGCATTCAAGGTGGATGTTGCAG TTCCACCAGCGATGTTCTCAGCTGTTCCTGAGACTGAGAAGAACAAGTCCTTTGAAGCAGACTGTCCAATCATTCTCCAATGTGAGATATCTGATCCTACAGCCCTGGTCCAATGGTACAAGGATGGATTACAGCTCCTGCCCCAGTCTGGCATTAACATCCAAACAGAGCACACCACGCGGACACTGGTTATCCAATCAGCAAAATTATCCGACTCTGGTTTTTACAGTTGTAATACAGCTGATGATATCAGCGAATTTtttgtggatgttaaag CACCTCCGGTGACATTTGCTTATATCTCAGAAGACGATCTGCATAGAAATATTGTGGAACAAGACAATCTTCTCCTATATTGTGAGGTATCTAGATCAGATGCTGTTGCACAATGGTACAAGGATGGAGTAGAGATAAAGTCAACCGACAATGTCCTTGTAGAGGTAGAAAACGTTGTACGCAGGCTGATCATCCTGTCAGCTCAACTTTCGGATTCTGGTACATATACCTGTCGTGCTGGAGATAATGCCTTAATATTTAAAGTCAATGTAAGAG AGCCCCCAGTGATGATTGTATACCCCAAGGAGGATGTCCACCTTGATCGGCATGTTCCTGAGGAAATTGTCCTCAGCTGTGAACTTTCACGTTCAAATGGAAAGGTGACATGGTACAAAGATGGACAGAAACTGCAGGAGAGTGAAAACATAAAGTTAAAAGCTGAGGGTCCATACAGACGGTTAAAAATTCTGCACAGTGGTATTGAGGACTCTGGAGAATATGTCTGCGACACAGCTGACGATTCAATATTCTTCAATCTAACCATAAAAG AACCGCCAGTCCGTATTATTTCTCCAAGCCAGTCCCAAATGGAACTTTGCCAACAGACATCCGAGAGGATGGTATTGAGCTGTGAAATCTCTAGACCAAATGCCGTTGTGCGCTGGTATCGTGATGGACTCGAAGTGGAGGAGAGCAACAGCTTAATACTTGAGGTTGACAGTGTCTATAGAAGACTTATTATCCCAAAACCTACAGTCAAAGACTCTGCAGAATATGTCTGTGACACCGCAGATGACTCAGTGACCTTCATTGTCAATATTGCAG AACCACCAGTTAGATTTATTCGGCCAAGGAAAATGGCCTATGGAGTGGAGAAACTGGTTGGAGACACGTTGGTCCTTGAGTGTGAGGTGTCTCGAGCAAATGCTGAAGTTAGCTGGAAAAGAGAGGGAGAAGAGATTGATGAAAACAGCAACGTAACTATCATAGAGGACGGAGCAAGTCGACAATTAATCATTCACTCGGCAGCATCAGAGGATGCAGGCCAATATGTCTGTGATGCCAGAGATGATGTAATGGACTTCCTTGTAAAGattaaag AACCCCCTTTGACAATTATGCGAAAGGCTGACATCGAGACAAAGCTGCATTTTCTTGAATCTGATGCCATCGTGCTAAAATGTGAGATCTCAAGAGCAAACGGGGTGGTCAGTTGGCTTAAAGACAATGAGAGGATCGAGGGAAAGGAACATTTCATCTGTGAAGAGGAAGGCACATTTAGATCTTTGATTGTCCTGAGTGCTGACTTGAATGACTCAGGGGAGTATATCTGTCACACACAGGATGATAAAGTCGTCTTCAGTGTTACTGTAGAAGGTATGACCtggttaaacaaaaaaattaatgatGATGTGCCTTTCTGTAGCTTTCTACCCAAGA agGCGCCGGTGTCCATTATTGGGAATTCAGAGAAGCCAGAACACCACACTTTAAACACAGGAGACGACCTTGTCCTACAATGTGAAGTATCACAAGCAAATGCTACAGTTCAGTGGTACCACAATGGAGTTTTACTACATGAAGATTCACGTACACACTTGGAAAGCAAACACACAATGAGAAAGCTTGTGATACCAGACCTTCAAACATCTGACTCTGGAGAGTATATCTGTGATGCCATTGATGACAAAATGATAACTATGGTATTGGTTCAAG AATCACCATTCCAATTCATCAAAAAAGATGAACGAACAAATATTTCAGCCTATGAAGAAGACAGTGTGACACTACGTGCCACTGTAAATAGAGCCAATGCGCCTGTGAAATGGCAGAGAGGTCGTGATCCAATCAGAGGTGATCGGTTCCAGTCCACAAGTGATGGAAACACTCACTGCCTTACCATTAACCCACTCAAGAGAGGTGATACTGGACTGTACACATGTCATGTGGGATCAGATGAGATGAACTTCAGTGTCAATGTTAGAG CAATAAAGGTGAAATTCTCCAAACCACTGGAAAATGTAGTGGGACTCAAAGGTTGCGATGTGGCTTTGAAATGTGAACTATACACGCCAAAAGGAGATGTTCAGTGGCTGAAGGACAACCAAGAGATTGTGCCAAATAGACATTTTACAATCCGGGCTGAGGGCCGTGTGAGAAGCCTCACGATACACAGTGTATCAGAAGATGACGAGGGAGAATATGCTTGTGAATCCAAAGATGAAAGGACAATCGCTACAGTAGTGGTCAACA TTCCCAGAATTGTGGAGTTTATAGCGGAGCTGCACAACATCACTGTCATGGAAGGAGAAAATGCCACATTTAAGTGTGTGGTGTCTCCAGAGGACGCACACTTGGCCTGGTTTAGAAACAGCCAGCCAATTTCATCAAACGAAAAGTTCCACATTTCAAGCACTGGATTATGCCATGTGCTGCAGATCAATAATTGCCAAGTGTCAGACAGCTGCAAGCTGACTGCTGAGGCTGAAGGTGTGATTTCCAGAGCAATCCTACAGGTCCAAG AGGCACAGGTTTTTTTTACGAAAAGCATGGAGCAGGCGGTGGCAGAAGAATACAGCGATGTGACGTTGGAGGTGGAGGTCAGCCATGAGAAAGGGGAAGTGCAGTGGATGAGACAAGGAGTAGTTATACATCCAGGGCCCAAGTTCACCCTGAAGCAGAATGGCCGAAAACGCTCTATCACAATCCACAAGCTCGTCCTTTCAGATCGGGGCACCTACAGCTGCGAAACGCTCCATGACCGCACGCAAGCCAGGCTTAGTGTGGAAC CAAGAAAAATCAAGATCCGAAAGGGTCTAGCTGAGATCCAGACTTATGAGCGAGAGACATCCTCTTTTGAGGTGGAGCTCTCTCATAGCAACGTAGAGGCTGTGTGGCAGAAGAATGGACACGCtctaaaaaacaacaaccgTTTGCGTATGACTGCAAAGGGACGGGTGCACAGCCTCACCATCTCCAACCTGACCTTAGATGACACTGGCACTTACACATTCTCTGTTGAGAACATCAGATCATCAGCGAAATTGATTGTTAAAG AAATCCCAGTATCAATTTTGAAAAAGCTTGAGGATAGTAGGCACCCAGAGGGCGCTGGAGTTACCCTTGAATGCGAGCTGTCACGTCATAACGTAGACGTAAAGTGGACAAAG AATGGAGTTCAGCTTAAGCCAGGAAAAAATCTTCGTATATACTCAATGGGAAGAAAATGCTTTCTACAGATCCTAAAGTGTGAACAGGGAGATACTGGTATATATACGTGCGATGCCGTGGATGCTAAAACATCCTGTTCAGTGGATGTATATG AAAGGGAGCTTGAGATATTGCAGGGTTTAGAGGATCTGGATATCCAAGAAGATCAGAATGCTGTGTTCGTGTGTGAAGTGTCCCTAGATGATGTTCCTGGAGAGTGGTTTAAAAACAATGAGAAGATTAAACCAACCAGCACCATTAAGATCCGCCAGGAAG GTACTAAGCACTTCCTCCTTATATGCAATGTCAAAGGAGAAGACTCTGGGGAGATCAAGTTTGCTGCCAAGAATGTTGAGTCGACAGCTTACCTTGAGGTTGAAG caCTGCCAGCAAACATTGTGAAGCCACTTCAGGATAAAACCGCTGTGGAGAAAACTCGTGTCGTGCTGGATTGCACGGTGACAAATCCCCGTTGCAGTATTCGCTGGTATAAGGGACCGAATGTCATCCTGCCCTCCGAGCGCTTTGAGATCTGCAGCGAGGGATGTTACCGAAAACTTGTGATTCAGCAGGTCCAGCTTGAGGATGAGGGCACCTATAGTGTTCAAGTTGGAAACTACACATCCTCAGCTAAACTTACTGTAGTAG CTCAGTCAATCCTCATAGTGAATGATCTTAAGGATGTGGAGGTAATTGCTCCTGCGGATGCATGCTTTGCATGTGAAGTGTCTTTGCCTGAGGCCAAGGCTCCTACCTGGACACTGAATGGACAGACGCTGCATCCGGGTCCCAAAGTTGTCATGGAGAAACTGGGAACCATCCATAGGCTCACTCTCAAACAGACGTCAGAGGAGATGAGTGGCACGCTCTGCTTTATCATTGGACAAGCCAAAAGCACTGCACATCTGCATGTCAGAA GTAGCCATTGA